A genome region from Triticum aestivum cultivar Chinese Spring chromosome 2B, IWGSC CS RefSeq v2.1, whole genome shotgun sequence includes the following:
- the LOC123045266 gene encoding 60S ribosomal protein L35-2: MARIKVHELRGKNKAELQGQLKDLKAELSLLRVAKVTGGAPNKLSKIKVVRTSIARVLTVISQKQKSALREAYKNKRLPLDLRPKKTRAIRRRLTKHQLSLKTEREKKREKYFPMRKYAIKA; the protein is encoded by the exons ATGG CCCGGATCAAGGTGCACGAGCTGAGGGGGAAGAACAAGGCGGAGCTGCAGGGCCAGCTCAAGGACCTCAAGGCGGAGCTCTCCCTCCTCCGCGTCGCCAAGGTCACCGGCGGCGCCCCCAACAAGCTCTCCAAGAT CAAGGTGGTGCGCACCTCGATTGCGAGGGTGCTCACGGTGATCTCGCAGAAGCAGAAGTCGGCGCTGAGGGAGGCGTACAAGAACAAGCGTCTCCCGCTCGACCTCCGCCCCAAGAAGACCCGCGCCATCCGCAGGCGTCTCACCAAGCACCAG CTCTCTTTGAAGACGGAGAGGGAGAAGAAGCGCGAGAAGTACTTCCCCATGAGGAAGTATGCTATCAAGGCCTAG